AAAAGGCCATGCCCAATGAAGACGCGGCGAAGATGAGCGCCGCCAGCATGAGCCCGGGTTTACGGCCTTTACGGTCGGCCAGCGCGCCGGCCAGTAAACAACCAGCGATGCAACCTAGTGCCAGGGAGCCGGTTAAGAAGCCTTCCCACCAGGAATTGAGTCCAAATTCTGTTCGCAGGAACGGCAGTGCGCCGGAAATTACAGCAAAGTCGAACCCAAACAGGTAGCCGCCCAGGGCGGAGATGAAGGATATGCCGATAATGTAAGCCGTGTTATAACGATGTGTCGTGCTTATTTGCATAACGGTGGATTAGTGATGGATCGTTTGTAAGCGATGGCGGTTCAGCCATGCCTGGTGTATGAGTGCGCCGAGATGGTTTACATCTTTCGACAGCACCTCTTCGAATAATGTTGCTGCTTTGGATTCGTAGGAGGCATCCCCGCTCAAAGCGTGCCCAAGATAGCCAAGCGCCGTCATATACAGGCAGTGTATCCTGTTTTTCAGGTCCAGGTCGGCATCAAATACCAGCAGGTCCGGCAGCGATACCGCGAAGTAGTCGATCTCGATCTTGTCGTTCAGGTGCTGCTGACCAAAGGCGATGAGGGAATCGAATACATCCGCTGCACGTTGCTGCTCGCCGAGTTTATGGCTCGCCAGTCCGCGGTAGAATATTTTATCCGGCTGCGGATCGTTGTAAAATATTGCCTGTGCAGGTTGCGTGTTGCCTGCTGCCGCCTGCTGCCAGCTTTCCGTTGCACCCGTGGTATTACCAAGCAACGCCAGTGCTTCGCCTTTCAGGTAGAATAAGTCGTTTTCCGGTGTGCCGGAGATCTTGCCTTCACCCAGGTTTTCAGGGAACTGTGCCGCTTTCTCCAGCTCGTCCAGAGCGGCTTGTGGTTTACCGTCTGCCAGGTGTAGCTTCGCCAGTTCCAGGTGGCTTACCAGGTACTGACCAGTGACCTTGCCTTCCCCGCCTTCCCATGGGTGAAAACGCTTCGCATCCAGGGTAGTAGCGGCTTCGGCGAAGTGGGAGCGTTGGTTCAGCAGGATCACGTACTCCAGGTAAAGATCGTCACGTTGCTGCAACAGGCCGGGGTGGGCCGACAGGCGGCGATAACGCTCCTCTGTTGGTGTATTTTTTCTTTTATGCAGCTGATCCAGTTCCATGAATACGCGGGCGTCGTTCTCGTTCAGGCGGAATGCCTGTTCCATCAGCGCAAGCGCTCTCTCCGGATTGCGTTGTTTGTTAAACATCGCCAGCGACAGGTTGCGGTATACCGTGGGAATGCCCGTTCCCAAAGCGATTGCCTGTTCCCAGCAATGCACCGCATCTTCCGACAACTTTTTATCATACCAAAGGTTGCCCAGGTAGTAGTAAGCGGGTGCTGCCGGCGCTATCTCTAACACATACTGTAATGCTAGCGCGTCTTCCACGCGGTGTGGGAAACAGTAATCGTGCGATGCCGCATGGCCTTGGCTGGCATAGTTTACAGCGGCTTCCGTATTGCCTTGTTTACCGGATATCCATGCCAGGTAGTAGTAACATAAGGGAGATGCGTCGTTCGTGTTACGGAGATGCGTGAGCAACAGTTCCGTTGCCTCTTCATACAGTCCCGCATATACGTAGTCGATACTGTATTCCAGCAGCGTGTGCATCCAGTTGCGGGAGCGCTCCAGCAGCAATGGTAATGCCTGCGCATCATGCATGCAGTGTAATTCGAACAGGCAGCCGTAGTTAAACGGATCTATCTCCAGCGACGCCTGTATCCATTCCTTTGCTGCTTGCTCACCCGCCGTTTTACGCAGCAATGCTGCTTTGAGGTGACGCGCGGTGTGACTATGCCAGTTGCGTACCAGCGACTTTTCAACGAAAGCTAATGCCTCGCTCCATTGCCGGCGGCGGCTCGCAATACGCGCCAGTTGCAGGAAACCTGCATGCTGCCAGGCGTCGTTCCAGGTGGATTTATAAAATGCACTGTAAGCCTCTTCTGTTTTATCCTGCCACAGCAGGCTCCAGCCAAGGTGATAATAGCTTTCACCATCGTATGGATTGGGATTACGGTAAGTAGCCGTCGTGATCGCCGCCCGCAGGAAAGGCTCTGCCAACGCAGGTTTCGCCTTACGCAGCAGTCGCAGGCCCATGGCCGTATTACAACGGATGTCGCCCGCATCGCGGCGCAGCGCCTCTTCGTAGTAGTCCGCAGCATCATAAGTTGCGTGGCGGTATTGCTCGATGTGCTGACCCGTCAGGAATAATTGTTCGTTGTTCACTACGTCTGCCGGCTTCAAAGCCGCTGCAGCGGCTGGTGGCAATTCTTTTTCAACCAGCGGTGCAGCCTGGTAGGCCACCAGTATTGTGTTGGTCGACAGGTCGCGTACTTCGAGCAATAAGGTGTCTGTATTGGTGTTGACAGGTAACGTAACCGCAGTGATGTAAGGCTGCATCGGCGAGCCTTTGGTTTCTTCCTGGTGAAGCGCCTGTTTGCCGCTGCGTAAAGTGATGGCCACTTCGTTATATACGGCTGTGAAGTGTATTTTGATAAGCGCCTCCCGGCCGTTGATTTCCAGCCCGGCTGCAGCTTCTTTGGTCGCGTTTTTCACCACGCCCACCTCGCGGTAAGGCATAAAGTACTGCACAAACTCCTTCTGCTCAAACGGCTGAATCCAGGAAAAGTCCGGTTGGTTATCGGTAAACATGCCCGTCATCAGTTCGATGTACGGACCGTCTTCGTCTGTCAGGTTGCGGTCCCATGCTTGTCCAAAATCGCCATGGCCCCAGGTCCATTGTTTTTTTCCGGGGGAGATGTGATGATCTGCTACGTGCAGTAACCCGCCACCAGTGTCATGTTCGTACCCGCCGATGAAGTTATATTCGGATGCTACGGCCATATAAGAGGTAGGTACCGGGATGTTTTTATACCGGGAAATATCGGTGCCCGGTGAATAGTCTACTTTATAGTAAGTGCCTTTAGCGATCGGGAACGAGGATACGTCGCGGCGGCCGTGGTCAAACACGGCGTATACATCCGGCGGAAAAATGGATTGATACCAGTCGTTCACTTTCACTGCCGGGTTGGCCCACCACAGGAAGGTTTGCGGGAATGGCGTACGGTTATACAGCTTGCCGGTTATTTCCAGGTAGGCTTTTCCCGGATGCAACGTGAAGCCCACCATGCCTTTTGTGCGGAACATCAGTTCCACTTCATTCACCCAACACGTAGCGCTGCCATCTTCATTCTGTTTAATTGTAAAGTCCACAGGATCAAACGTACTCGGACGGTGGTGTTGGGGCCAGTTAAACTCGATGCCGCCAGATATCCACGGGCCTGTAAGACCAACCAGCGCCGGTTTTATTACCTGGTTGTAATAAATGAAGTGGCGTTCTTTCACCTTATCATACGCCATCTGAATACGGCCGCCCAATTGCGGCAGTACCATAATACGCAGGAACTCGTTCTCCAGGAAAACCGCGGTGTACTCCTGGTCCTGTTTCTCGTCATAGATCTTGTCGATTACCGCATGCGGATACACCACGCCACTGCTGCCCTGGTATACGCGCTTTTCAAGAAACATTGGATTTTTATCTGGTTTCCCAACGGGATAAGTGGGAATCGTGACCGCCTCGGTCCATATTTTAACGTGTGAATCCATCTGCCTGTAATTAAAGAAGTACTCCTGCAAATAAAGCAGGTTTACCTTTAAAAGGCAGCGACGATATGATTATTTTTGTGGACTTTCTTACTATTAGCCCGGACGCCGCACCGTAGTGTGTCAGGTACGATTAATCGATCGCCCGGCGTTGTCGATTGCCCGCTGCAGGCTGTCCATTACCGACATGTGTGCGCAAAATGGGTCAATCCACCACCCAACTCCTGTTAATCGCCCGCTGTAAGCTATCCATCCCCGGCATATCCCTAAAAGTAAACGGTCGCTCGTGGCCACTTCTGCCAAACACCAGCGGGAAGGGCTTGCCGGGTGTGAGATCGACACTAATGCCGGCGTAAGCCAGGTACTTCGTATAATCCACCGGCTCCGTAGTCGTTGCATATACTTCGAATATCTCCGAAAGCTTGCAGCCTGCTACGGTTTCGCAAACGTGCCGGAACTCATCGTCCGTAAAGCCACGACGTTTGGTGATGTAAAACTCCTGGTACAACTGTCGCATTACATTATCGAGCGAGCGGCGGTTGCCCGTCTCGTGACGGATCTTCAGGTCGAGCAGTAAACCCAGGGCACAGCCCTTATCGTAATAGGAGATCGTGGTATTTGCCGTGTGTGCGTTCCGGTTAAAGAAATGCAGCCAGGTATCGAAGCTGGACGCCGTGGCAGATTGAAAAAGATGACCGGGACTGTTCTCGTAATTCGTGATACTGCCGCGCAGCATATCGTATACGTCCTGCCGCGTCAGCAGGCCGGCACGATTCAGGATCAAATATTCATAGTACACCGTGAATCCTTCCGATACCCATAACATATGCGTCAGGTTTTCCTTGTCGTAGTCGAAAGGACCCAGCGCCACCGGGCGGATCGCTTTAATGTTGTAAAGGTGAAAGTATTCGTGCGTCAGGAAATTCAGCCAGCGTTTGTAAGCCGCCATGTTCTGCCGTCCGTATGGCCCGCCCGAGAACACAGCCGTCGAGTTGCGATGTTCGAGGCCACCACGGCCGTCGCCCATGATCAGGAAGGTGTAGTGTTTGTAAGGTACGGCGCCCATCAGCTCATTCGCCGAGCGTATCATCTTTTGCAGGTCGGCGAAAAACGAGGGCACGTCTATGCCTGCTGTGTCCTGCAATACCAGCCGGTGCTGGCGGCCGCCGATGTCGGTTTGCGTGGCATATTGGTTGCCCAGGAGCAATGGGCAGTCGTACAACTCATCGAAATCTTGCGCGTAATAAGTATGTGATTGTCCCTTTACCGGCTCCAGTCCCGTAAAGCTGCTTTTCCAGGAGGAGGGGAGCAACATCTTTACCGTGGAGGCTTTTGATAACGCGCCTTCCGGGTGCATGAGCAACGAAGCGGGTGGGAGGTAGGCGAAAGTGCTGTCGAGCCAGGCATCTGCCACCGACTGTGTACGCGCATATACATCGTAACTGATAGTGATAGGCCCTTTGCCAGCGATGCTCCAGGTATTCTTATTCGTCTTTTCCCAACGTAAATCTTTGCCCGCAGCCGATTGCGCCCGGAAGTTCACCACGTTTTTCGCATAGTTGATCAGCCAGTAATACCCCGGCGTCCAGGCCGGTAGCTTCACCCGCAGCGCATCTTTTCCTGTATTCTCACATATCATCGTTACATGGAAATAAGCTGATCCGGGCCGCTGTGCGTCCACCGTGAAATGAATGTCAGCAGGCTTTTGTCGTGCAGAAAGCGTTGAAGCAGCAAGTAAAAAAACGGGCAGTAATCGGGCGAAAAGCATTGGGAGATAAATTAAGTGTATGGAAATATGCGCAATACCATGCAGATGCCAACACTTATTCTTGATCATCTACAGCCGTATTTTAACCAGTATCTGCCTATTCTTCCCACTCATAAAAAACCTGCATAAATAGTTGGTTTAGCCAGTTTTTATAATTTATTTTGATACGCTTAAGGGCTGAACACGCTCCGCCGGCAGAAGTTTCAACATCAGATAAATTTCGCGTTAATATGACCAGTTACGGTAAACAGAAGCGGTTGTTAGTGGCAGTCGATTGTATCATCTTCGGATTTGACGGACAAGACCTGAAAGTACTACTCATTAAACGTGGGTTTGAGCCAGAGAAGGGAAACTGGAGCCTGATGGGCGGCTTCGTTCAACCAGAGGAAAGCTTTGAAGACGCGGCCTCCCGCGTGTTGAAGCAACTGACCGGGCTGGAAGACATTTATATGGAACAATTGTATGCATTTAGCCGCCCCACGCGCGATCCTATCGAACGCACCGCGTCTATCGCTTACTTTGCGCTGCTGGACATCAACCAGTACCACCGCCAGCAACTGAGGCATGAGTTTCACGCAGAATGGTTCTCACTTTCGCAAATGCCCGAGCTGATCTTCGATCATACCGAAATGATTACTATGGCTAAGGAGAAGCTGCGCTACAAAGCCGCCATTCACCCGATCCTGTTCGAACTGTTACCGCAGAAGTTTACCATCCCGCAGCTGCAGCTGTTGTACGAGGGCGTATACGAAACCGATTTCGATAAACGTAATTTCAGCCGCAAGATCCTGTCGCTGAAGCTGCTCGTCAAACAAAAAGACAAGGAAAAGGAAAGTTCCAAAAGAGGCGCGTTTTATTACAAACTGGACAAAAGAAGGTACAATGCCAATTTCCACTCTTTCCTCAACTTTATCGCTAAACCACACAACCTGAAGTAATATCCATCCTGTACTGTCCTGCCTTTTTGTAGGAAAGGCAGGCTACAGGTTGATAAAAGTGTTATTTTTATAATAATTGTCGCACCGACAATTTATTTTTGATTACTTTTATTAAATGTCAAACTGACAATCATCATAAAACGCGTTATGAATCAGAGTGCTTATGTAATAGGTGTCGATTTTGGTACAGATTCGGTGAGGGCATTAGTCGCCAGCACACAGAACGGAGAAACGATCGCCACTGCCGTACAGTATTATCCACGTTGGAAAAAAGGCCTGTACTGCGACCCGTCCACCCAGCAATACCGCCAGCATCCGCTGGATTACCTGGAAAGCCTGGAAGCTGCGATCAAACAGGCGCTGGCCAATTGTCCGGCCGATGTGAAAGCCAATATCAAAGGAATTTCTGTGGATACGACCGGGTCTACCCCCGTAGCGGTAGACACTACCGGTACGCCACTGGCCCTTACGCCCGGGATGGAAGAGAACCCGAACGCCATGTTCGTGCTCTGGAAAGACCACACGGCGAACGACGAGGCGGAACTGATCAACACGATCGCGCATAGCGGCAAGTTTGAAGACTATACCAAATATTGCGGCGGAATTTACAGCAGCGAATGGTATTGGGCTAAAATGCTGCATGTAGTGCGGGTGGATGAACTGGTGCGCGAAAAAGCAATATCCTGGGTAGAGCATTGCGACTGGATCCCAGCGGTACTGACCGGCAATAAAGATGTAAAAACACTGGTGCGCAGCCGTTGCGCGGCCGGTCATAAAGCCATGTGGCATGAATCCTGGGGCGGACTGCCCCCGGCAGATTTCCTGGAGGCGATAGACCCGCTGCTCGTTAAATATGCCACCATGTTCAAAGATACGGTAGTCGCCAGCGAGTCCGTAGGTACCATCAGTGCCGAATGGGCTGCTAAACTGGGACTGCCTGCTGATGTAGTAATCGGCTCCGGCGCTTTCGATGCGCACATGGGCGCCGTAGGTGCGGATATTCAGCCTTATGCGCTGTGTAAGATCATCGGCACCTCTACCTGCGATATCCTCATGGCGCCGATGGAAGCCTCTGGTCACCTGTTAATCAAAGGCATTTGCGGCCAGGTGGACGGCTCCGTGGTTCCGGGCATGCTGGGCATGGAAGCAGGTCAGAGCGCTTATGGCGACGTATACGCCTGGTTACGCAAACTGATCATCAAGCCGATGGCCGCCCTCATGAATGGCGACCTGGATGCTGAAAAGATGCAGCAGTACGAAGATAAGCTCCTCGCATATTTATCCGGCGAGGCCGAAAAACTACCCCTGCGCGATAATGACGTGCTGGTACTCGACTGGTTTAACGGCCGCCGTACGCCAGATGCGAACCATACCGTGAAGAGCGCGATGATCGGCCTACACCTTGGTACCGACGCCGCGCATCTCTTTAAAGGATTGGTAGAAGCTACCGCCTTTGGCGCCCACAGCATCGCGCAGCGTTTCGAAGAAGAAGGCGTGCCGATCAAAGAAGTAATCGCACTGGGCGGCGTAGCGAAGAAATCGGGCTACGCGATGCAAGTGCTGGCCAACGTGATGAATCGTCCGATCAAGATCGTAGCCAACGAGCAGGCTTGCGCCATTGGTGCGGCGATGTTCGCGGCTGTTGCTGCCGGTATCTATAAAGACACCGCTGCTGCGCAACAGGCGATGTTCGGCGGTTATGAGAGGGTGTGGGAGCCGCAGCCTGAAAAGGTGGACTACTATGCCAAACGTTACAAGCAATTCCTGGCGCTGGGCGCCTTTTCCGAAAAAGTATACGCATGAGCAAATACCAGCAGATAAAACAAACAGCCTACGAAGCCAACATGCAACTGCCCAAACTGGGACTGGTACTGTTTACTTTCGGCAACGTGAGCCTGGCAGATCATAAGGAACAAGTATTCGCGATTAAGCCGAGCGGTGTGCCGTACGAGCTGCTCACGCCCGATGATATGGTGATCGTAGACTTCGACGGTAACACGGTAGAAGGGAAGATGCGCCCTTCCTCGGACACAAAGACACATGCGGTATTGTATAAACACTGGCCAAAGATCGGCAGCGTGGTACATACGCATTCTACCTACGCCACTGCCTGGGCGCAGGCGCAGCGTGACGTGCCGATTTTTGGTACTACGCACGCCGATCACTTAACGGTGGATGTGCCCTGCGCACCGCCCATGAGTGACGAAATGATCAAGGGAAATTACGAGTACGAAACCGGTTTCCAGATACTGAATTGCTTTAAGGAAAGAGGGCTGAGTTACGAAGAGGTGGAGATGATCCTCGTCGGCAACCACGCGCCGTTCACCTGGGGTAAGGATGCACACAAGGCGGTGTACAATGCCGCGGTGCTGGAAGAAGTTTCCCGCATGGCGTATCTCACGGAAACAATCAATCCGCAGGCGCCACGTTTAAAGGATGCGCTCATCCGCAAACACTTCGAACGTAAGCACGGACCAGACTCGTATTACGGACAATAATTTAAACACTATCAATATCATAAATTTCACAACACAATGGCAGATTTGAAAGCATTTGAAGTTTGGTTCGTCACCGGCAGCCAGCACTTATATGGAGAAGAAACATTACGCCAGGTAGCGGCCAATGCACAGGCCATCGCCACTTCGCTGGATAAAGCAGGGCAGGTGCCGGTGCGGGTAGTGTTTAAACCAGTCGTTAAATCAACAGAAGAAATATACCAGGTTTGCCAGGAAGCTAATGTGGCCAAATCCTGTATCGGCATCATCACCTGGATGCACACTTTCTCCCCCGCTAAAATGTGGATTGGCGGCCTAAAAGTATTGCAGAAACCTATGCTGCACCTGCATACGCAGTTCAACCGCGATATTCCCTGGGGCGATATTGACATGGACTTCATGAACCTGAACCAGAGCGCGCACGGCGACCGTGAGTTCGGATTTATGGTGTCGCGTATGCGCATGAACCGTAAAGTGGTGGTAGGTCACTGGCAGGAAGAGTCGGTGCTGAACAGCATCGAAACCTGGGCCAGGGCGGCTGCAGGTTGGGCCGATCTGCAAGGCGCCCGTTTCGCCCGTATCGGCGACAATATGCGCTTCGTAGCCGTAACCGATGGTGATAAAGTAGAAGCTGAACTGAAGTTTGGGTTCTCTGTAAATACTTATGGTGTAGGCGATGTGGTAGAACATATCAAAGCGGCTTCCGATTCGGCAGTAGCGGCGCTTACCGACGAATACGAGGCTTCTTACAACGTAGTAGCAGGTTTGCGTAAAGGCGGCGCGCAATACGAATCACTGAAAGAAGCGGCGCGTATCGAAATCGGTTTACGCAGCTTCCTCGAAAACGGTAATTTCAAAGGCTTTACCGATACTTTCGAAGACTTGCATGGCATGGTGCAGTTGCCTGGTCTGGCCGCGCAAAGGCTGATGGCTTCCGGCTACGGCTTTGCTGGTGAAGGCGATTGGAAAACATCTGCGCTGGTGCGTGCGATGAAAGTAATGGGTACCGGCCTTAAAGGTGGTAATGCCTTCATGGAAGATTATACTTACCATTTCGACCCGAACAACCGACTGGTACTGGGTTCGCACATGCTGGAGATTTGTTCTTCCATTGCAGATGGTAAACCCAATTGCGAAGTACATCCGTTAGGTATCGGCGGCAAAGCCGACCCGGTAAGGCTGGTGTTTAACGTAGCAGCTGGTCCGGCGATCAACGCATCTATCATTGATATGGGTAACCGTTTCCGTTTACTCGTAAACGATGTGGAAGCCGTAAAGCCAGAACATGATCTGCCAAAACTGCCTGTGGCCCGCGTACTCTGGAAACCTTTGCCAGACATGAATACCGCGCTGGCCGCATGGATACTGGCAGGTGGTGCGCATCACACTTGTTACAGCCAGAACCTCACGTTCGAGCATATGCAGGACTTTGCAGACATGGCCGGTATCGAGTTTGTACACATCGGCGCTAAAACCGACTTGTACCAGTTTAAGAATGAACTGCGCTGGAACGAAGTTTATTATCAAATTAATAAAGCTTAACTAAATAATGTTAACTTGGGAAGCAGTGTTACAATGCGCTGCTTCCCAAGTTAACAAACCACGAGATCAACCAAACTAAACCTATTCCAACGATTTAACATTCCACTAAAAATCAACATAAGTTCTAGGTTATGGATAGACTGTCGCTCATTGACTATGTCATTTTCGTCATTTACTTTTTCCTCGTGGCCGGCTATGGTTACTGGATTTATCGTCGTAAGAAAAAGGCAACTACAGATACAAAAGACTTTTTCCTGGCCGAGGGCTCCCTTACCTGGTGGGCGATCGGCGCTTCCCTTATCGCATCTAACATTTCGGCCGAGCAGTTTATTGGCATGAGTGGTAACGGTTTTACAGTAGGTGTGGCAGTAGCCGCCTACGAATGGGTAGCCGCCGTGGCGCTCATTATCGTAGCCGTTTGGTTTATCCCGGTGTACCTGAAAAACAAGATCTTCACCATGCCACAGTTCCTGAAGGAGCGTTACAACGAAAGCGTAGCACTCATCATGGCCGTGTTTTGGTTATTCCTGTACATCTTCGTAAACCTCACTTCCATCCTGTACCTCGGTGCCGCCGCTATCAGCAGCCTGGTAGGGCCTTATGGAGATTTCCACTACATCATGATCGGCCTGGCCTTCTTTGCCCTCATCATCACCCTGGGTGGTATGAAGGTGATTGGTTATACCGACGTAATCCAGGTGGTGGTACTGATCATTGGCGGTTTGGCCACCACATATCTGGCACTCACCATGGTAAGTGAAAAATTCGGTTTAGGTAGCAGTGCCCTCGCCGGCTTTAACCAGCTGATAAAAGACAGTCCCGAACACTTCAAAATGATCGTTCCTAAACCTGGTGAAGGGGCGTCGCAGGAGGATATTAATAAATATCTCATGCTGCCTGGTATCGCCATGTATTTCGCCGGACAGTGGATCGTGAATCTGAACTATTGGGGTTGTAACCAATACATTACGCAGCGTGCCCTGGGCGCCGACCTTAAAACAGCCCGTAACGGTATCCTGTTCGCTGGTTTGCTGAAGCTGATGATGCCTGTAATTGTCATGTTACCCGGTATTGCGGCTTATGTATTGTATAAAAATGGTAGCTTGCAGGCAGAAATGGCCGCCGGCGGTAAATTTAACCCCGATAACGCCTATTCTGCTGTACTGAGCTTCCTGCCCTCCGGTTTAAAAGGTTTATCCCTGGCCGCCCTTACCGCTGCCATCGTAGCCTCCCTGGCTGGTAAAGCGAACAGTATTTCAACGATCTTTACATTAGATATCTATAAAAAGTACATCAACCGGGAGTCCGACGAGAAGAAGCTGGTTTGGGTAGGGCGCCTCGCTATCGTAGCCGCCATGCTCATTTCCATCGCCTTCACCTGGAACGACACCCTGGGCATTAAGGGCGAAGGTGGTTTTACCTTCATTCAGAAATATACCGGTTTCATCAGCCCGGGTGTATTTGCCATGTTCCTGCTAGGTATGTTCTGGAAACGTACCACAGGATCCGCCGCAGTGGTGGGTGTAATCACCGGTTTTGTACTTTCAGTAGTATTTAATAACTATGCACCACAGTGGTTCGGTCACGAAACGATCTTATACACCGCCTATCTCAATAAAGACGGCATTTATGAGATCCCCTTCCTGATCTGTATGGGCTGGGCATTCTTTTTCACCGTGGTACTCATGGTGGCAGTAAGCCTGGCAGGCCCGAAAGTGAATCCGAAAGCGTTTGCACTGGACAAATCCATGTTCAAAGTAGCGCCTTCCACACTGGCCCTGATCGTAGTAACATTACTGCTCCTGACCGTACTGTACGTACGTTTCTGGTAGCCAACAATATTAAACTTTCTGGGATATCTTACTTCATAAGATCTCAGCATGACGTGGATGCTAACGGAGGCCGGATTTTTCCGGCCTCCCTCTTTTTTGCCCCTTAGGGCACGAGCATCCGGCTCACCAGTCAGCCGCCGTTGTGTCACTCACTTCAACATTACTTATGCTTCACCCTGAACTTCCCTTCAATCTTATGCGTGCTTTTATTCGGCCCACCCGTATTCGGAAACTTCCCCGCATCCAGCACGGTAAACGTGCCTAACAGGTAGCCGTTGGCATCTTTGAGCGAAGTGATATTGATGCTGCCCTGGCTAAATCTTCCTTCCCATACGATTACCCGGAATGAGCGGTAGGTGAAACCGAGGGTTTCGTCCATCAGGCTGAAAAACTCGTCGTCGGTATAAGTGCGGTCGCCCAGCGTGTTCGTGAATTGAAGTGTAAACTCAGGTCCGATGTCAGTGGCGTGGATGACACCCATGTTGGTATTGCCTCCGAGCAACTCTGCCGGCCTTATCTGCCATTCGCCCCCGTCGATACGGTACTGAACAGAACTGCCGCTCACCCGTATCTTCGATAATAGCTGCACTGCAGCGCTTTTAAGGTTCAGGTGAAGCGCTACCACGTCGAAGTCGGGCAGCACCGTTCCTGGTGCTTTATAAACGGCCTGCGCGCCATCTGCCGTCAGCGTTCCTTTGCCGATCAGCTCCCATCTCTTAATGTACTTTGTTTCAAGCGGATACACATCGCCTACAGGCACCGTTGTTCCACCGGGTGGCACTAAGGGCACCAGCCCGTCTTCGTCGATGACAGGCACCACCCGCACCGCCTTGAACGTTTGTGTGGCATTCACTTCCAGGTCGGCGAAGTAAGGCGTCAGGTACATCCACAGCATGAGCGTCCAGTCGGAAAAGTGGGTACTCGTGACCGTTACCGTTTTGTTCGCCGTATTGATGTTCGGCTTCGGCACATATTGCCACACACCCTTATCGTCC
This genomic interval from Chitinophaga horti contains the following:
- a CDS encoding L-ribulose-5-phosphate 4-epimerase; its protein translation is MSKYQQIKQTAYEANMQLPKLGLVLFTFGNVSLADHKEQVFAIKPSGVPYELLTPDDMVIVDFDGNTVEGKMRPSSDTKTHAVLYKHWPKIGSVVHTHSTYATAWAQAQRDVPIFGTTHADHLTVDVPCAPPMSDEMIKGNYEYETGFQILNCFKERGLSYEEVEMILVGNHAPFTWGKDAHKAVYNAAVLEEVSRMAYLTETINPQAPRLKDALIRKHFERKHGPDSYYGQ
- a CDS encoding ribulokinase encodes the protein MNQSAYVIGVDFGTDSVRALVASTQNGETIATAVQYYPRWKKGLYCDPSTQQYRQHPLDYLESLEAAIKQALANCPADVKANIKGISVDTTGSTPVAVDTTGTPLALTPGMEENPNAMFVLWKDHTANDEAELINTIAHSGKFEDYTKYCGGIYSSEWYWAKMLHVVRVDELVREKAISWVEHCDWIPAVLTGNKDVKTLVRSRCAAGHKAMWHESWGGLPPADFLEAIDPLLVKYATMFKDTVVASESVGTISAEWAAKLGLPADVVIGSGAFDAHMGAVGADIQPYALCKIIGTSTCDILMAPMEASGHLLIKGICGQVDGSVVPGMLGMEAGQSAYGDVYAWLRKLIIKPMAALMNGDLDAEKMQQYEDKLLAYLSGEAEKLPLRDNDVLVLDWFNGRRTPDANHTVKSAMIGLHLGTDAAHLFKGLVEATAFGAHSIAQRFEEEGVPIKEVIALGGVAKKSGYAMQVLANVMNRPIKIVANEQACAIGAAMFAAVAAGIYKDTAAAQQAMFGGYERVWEPQPEKVDYYAKRYKQFLALGAFSEKVYA
- a CDS encoding tetratricopeptide repeat protein, whose product is MDSHVKIWTEAVTIPTYPVGKPDKNPMFLEKRVYQGSSGVVYPHAVIDKIYDEKQDQEYTAVFLENEFLRIMVLPQLGGRIQMAYDKVKERHFIYYNQVIKPALVGLTGPWISGGIEFNWPQHHRPSTFDPVDFTIKQNEDGSATCWVNEVELMFRTKGMVGFTLHPGKAYLEITGKLYNRTPFPQTFLWWANPAVKVNDWYQSIFPPDVYAVFDHGRRDVSSFPIAKGTYYKVDYSPGTDISRYKNIPVPTSYMAVASEYNFIGGYEHDTGGGLLHVADHHISPGKKQWTWGHGDFGQAWDRNLTDEDGPYIELMTGMFTDNQPDFSWIQPFEQKEFVQYFMPYREVGVVKNATKEAAAGLEINGREALIKIHFTAVYNEVAITLRSGKQALHQEETKGSPMQPYITAVTLPVNTNTDTLLLEVRDLSTNTILVAYQAAPLVEKELPPAAAAALKPADVVNNEQLFLTGQHIEQYRHATYDAADYYEEALRRDAGDIRCNTAMGLRLLRKAKPALAEPFLRAAITTATYRNPNPYDGESYYHLGWSLLWQDKTEEAYSAFYKSTWNDAWQHAGFLQLARIASRRRQWSEALAFVEKSLVRNWHSHTARHLKAALLRKTAGEQAAKEWIQASLEIDPFNYGCLFELHCMHDAQALPLLLERSRNWMHTLLEYSIDYVYAGLYEEATELLLTHLRNTNDASPLCYYYLAWISGKQGNTEAAVNYASQGHAASHDYCFPHRVEDALALQYVLEIAPAAPAYYYLGNLWYDKKLSEDAVHCWEQAIALGTGIPTVYRNLSLAMFNKQRNPERALALMEQAFRLNENDARVFMELDQLHKRKNTPTEERYRRLSAHPGLLQQRDDLYLEYVILLNQRSHFAEAATTLDAKRFHPWEGGEGKVTGQYLVSHLELAKLHLADGKPQAALDELEKAAQFPENLGEGKISGTPENDLFYLKGEALALLGNTTGATESWQQAAAGNTQPAQAIFYNDPQPDKIFYRGLASHKLGEQQRAADVFDSLIAFGQQHLNDKIEIDYFAVSLPDLLVFDADLDLKNRIHCLYMTALGYLGHALSGDASYESKAATLFEEVLSKDVNHLGALIHQAWLNRHRLQTIHH
- a CDS encoding NUDIX hydrolase, whose product is MTSYGKQKRLLVAVDCIIFGFDGQDLKVLLIKRGFEPEKGNWSLMGGFVQPEESFEDAASRVLKQLTGLEDIYMEQLYAFSRPTRDPIERTASIAYFALLDINQYHRQQLRHEFHAEWFSLSQMPELIFDHTEMITMAKEKLRYKAAIHPILFELLPQKFTIPQLQLLYEGVYETDFDKRNFSRKILSLKLLVKQKDKEKESSKRGAFYYKLDKRRYNANFHSFLNFIAKPHNLK
- a CDS encoding M61 family metallopeptidase codes for the protein MLFARLLPVFLLAASTLSARQKPADIHFTVDAQRPGSAYFHVTMICENTGKDALRVKLPAWTPGYYWLINYAKNVVNFRAQSAAGKDLRWEKTNKNTWSIAGKGPITISYDVYARTQSVADAWLDSTFAYLPPASLLMHPEGALSKASTVKMLLPSSWKSSFTGLEPVKGQSHTYYAQDFDELYDCPLLLGNQYATQTDIGGRQHRLVLQDTAGIDVPSFFADLQKMIRSANELMGAVPYKHYTFLIMGDGRGGLEHRNSTAVFSGGPYGRQNMAAYKRWLNFLTHEYFHLYNIKAIRPVALGPFDYDKENLTHMLWVSEGFTVYYEYLILNRAGLLTRQDVYDMLRGSITNYENSPGHLFQSATASSFDTWLHFFNRNAHTANTTISYYDKGCALGLLLDLKIRHETGNRRSLDNVMRQLYQEFYITKRRGFTDDEFRHVCETVAGCKLSEIFEVYATTTEPVDYTKYLAYAGISVDLTPGKPFPLVFGRSGHERPFTFRDMPGMDSLQRAINRSWVVD